From the Fusobacterium ulcerans ATCC 49185 genome, the window GTCACTTACAAGATCAGATTTTGTTATTATAAATTCACTGGCTCTCTTGGCAGCCTTTTTAAAATCTTCTCTCAACATACCTTTAGGAAGCAGCTCTCCCCATCCAAAAGGATTTGTTGCATCTATAAGGACTATATCTCTATCTCTTGAAAGTTTTCTATGTTGGAAACCGTCATCAAGGACTATAGTATCCACTCCAAAATGTTTTTTGGCAAAAAGACATCCCTTATATCTGTTTGAACTTACAATAACAGGCACTTTTAAATTAAGAGCATGTATGAAAGGTTCATCTCCACTTTCTCTTGTAGTAGCAAATATCTCTCGACCATCACTGACTAAGAGAGGTTCTCTTTTTCTTTTTCCTCTATATCCTCTGGAAACAACTGCTACTTTTCTTCCCATTTTTTGAAGTTTTTTAGTAAAATATTGAACTGCTGGAGTTTTTCCTGTTCCACCAACTGTTATATTTCCTATACATATCACTTCAACATCAGAGATTTTTTTTGCAGGAAGTATTCCCTTGTCATAGAGAAAGTTTCTAAAAGAAGTTATTAAATAA encodes:
- the lpxK gene encoding tetraacyldisaccharide 4'-kinase translates to MRILSFIYYLITSFRNFLYDKGILPAKKISDVEVICIGNITVGGTGKTPAVQYFTKKLQKMGRKVAVVSRGYRGKRKREPLLVSDGREIFATTRESGDEPFIHALNLKVPVIVSSNRYKGCLFAKKHFGVDTIVLDDGFQHRKLSRDRDIVLIDATNPFGWGELLPKGMLREDFKKAAKRASEFIITKSDLVSDREVERIKKYLRKKLEKEVSTAKHGVTSLCDLKGNPKPLFWIKGKRVLLFSGLANPLNFEKTVISLEPSYIERVDFMDHHNFKKRDLELIQKRADSMQASFIITTEKDLVKLPRDLNIENLFVLKIEFTVLEDNSLKDIGGKTDNE